In a genomic window of Ferrimicrobium sp.:
- a CDS encoding DUF1269 domain-containing protein codes for MPDLILLKFDHSYDAQKALDAVRALEELRYAWVDNVAVIEKHKSGITTLSTPHGSVAGGAFLGGLAGILLFWWFPPAWFFGGWLGGMGAGAAIGELWKRSGIDEKLVAEVKSELTPGTSALVLVGVSGDADQMTRAFEPYHPSKVIRSSITDETVENLRQAFEKANENS; via the coding sequence ATGCCAGATTTGATCTTGCTAAAGTTCGACCATTCATATGATGCACAAAAGGCGCTCGACGCCGTCCGCGCCCTCGAAGAGTTGCGTTATGCCTGGGTTGATAACGTCGCCGTCATCGAGAAACACAAGTCAGGGATCACCACGCTTTCGACACCTCACGGCTCCGTCGCTGGTGGTGCCTTCCTAGGTGGACTTGCAGGTATCTTGCTGTTCTGGTGGTTTCCACCGGCGTGGTTCTTCGGCGGTTGGCTCGGTGGGATGGGCGCAGGAGCTGCGATAGGAGAGCTGTGGAAGCGATCAGGAATCGACGAAAAGCTTGTGGCCGAGGTGAAGTCCGAACTCACCCCGGGCACATCGGCACTCGTCCTGGTTGGGGTATCAGGGGATGCCGATCAGATGACCCGTGCATTTGAACCCTATCACCCATCAAAGGTCATTCGTAGCTCCATCACCGACGAGACAGTCGAGAACCTTCGTCAAGCATTTGAGAAGGCAAACGAGAACTCCTAA